One window of Staphylococcus chromogenes genomic DNA carries:
- the rplL gene encoding 50S ribosomal protein L7/L12, with translation MANQEQIIEAIKEMSVLELNDLVKAIEEEFGVTAAAPVAAAGAAGGEAAEEKSEFDVELTSAGSSKIKVVKAVKEATGLGLKDAKELVDGAPSVIKEGLPKEEAEKLKEQLEEVGASVELK, from the coding sequence ATGGCTAATCAAGAGCAAATCATTGAAGCAATTAAAGAAATGTCAGTTTTAGAATTAAACGATTTAGTTAAAGCAATCGAAGAAGAATTTGGTGTAACTGCAGCAGCACCAGTTGCAGCAGCAGGTGCAGCAGGTGGAGAAGCAGCAGAAGAAAAATCTGAATTTGACGTTGAGTTAACTTCAGCTGGATCTTCAAAAATCAAAGTTGTTAAAGCTGTTAAAGAAGCAACTGGCTTAGGCTTAAAAGACGCTAAAGAATTAGTTGACGGCGCTCCAAGCGTAATCAAAGAAGGATTACCAAAAGAAGAAGCTGAAAAACTTAAAGAACAATTAGAAGAAGTTGGCGCTTCAGTAGAATTAAAATAA
- the rplJ gene encoding 50S ribosomal protein L10 — MSGIIEAKKQHVDEIAEQLKSSVSTVFVDYRGLTVAEVTDLRKQLREAGVQYKVYKNTMLRRAAEKAGIEGLDEYLAGPTAVAFTTEDVVAPAKVIAGFVKEHEALEIKTGVMEGSVISADQVKTVGSLPSHEGLVSMLLSVLQAPMRNFAYAVKAVGESKEESAE, encoded by the coding sequence ATGTCTGGAATTATTGAAGCGAAAAAACAACACGTTGATGAAATCGCTGAGCAACTTAAAAGTTCAGTTTCAACTGTTTTCGTTGACTACCGTGGTTTAACAGTAGCAGAAGTAACAGACTTACGTAAACAATTACGTGAAGCAGGTGTTCAATACAAAGTATATAAAAACACTATGTTACGTCGTGCAGCTGAAAAAGCGGGCATCGAAGGTTTAGATGAATACTTAGCAGGTCCTACTGCCGTAGCATTCACTACTGAAGATGTAGTTGCACCAGCAAAAGTAATCGCTGGATTTGTAAAAGAACACGAAGCTTTAGAAATCAAAACAGGTGTTATGGAAGGTAGCGTTATCTCTGCTGATCAAGTTAAGACAGTGGGTTCTTTACCATCACACGAAGGTCTTGTTTCTATGCTTTTATCAGTATTACAAGCACCAATGCGCAACTTCGCTTATGCAGTTAAAGCTGTTGGTGAGAGCAAAGAAGAAAGTGCAGAGTAA
- the rplA gene encoding 50S ribosomal protein L1 — translation MAKKGKKYQEALSKVDRQAFYSVEEAISLAKETSVANFDASVEVAFRLGIDTRKNDQQIRGAVVLPHGTGKSQRVLVFAKGDKIAEAEAAGADYVGDAEYVNKIQQGWFDFDVVVATPDMMGEVGKLGRVLGPKGLMPNPKTGTVTMDVKKAVEEIKAGKVEYRAEKAGIIHASIGKVSFDTDKLVDNFKTLQDVLAKAKPSSAKGTYFKSVAVTTTMGPGIKVDTSNFKLN, via the coding sequence ATGGCTAAAAAAGGTAAAAAGTATCAAGAAGCTTTAAGCAAAGTTGACCGTCAAGCTTTCTACTCAGTAGAAGAAGCAATCAGCTTAGCTAAAGAAACAAGCGTTGCTAACTTCGATGCTTCTGTTGAAGTAGCATTCCGTTTAGGTATTGATACACGTAAAAACGACCAACAAATCCGTGGTGCAGTTGTATTACCACACGGTACTGGTAAATCTCAACGTGTATTAGTGTTCGCTAAAGGTGACAAAATTGCAGAAGCAGAAGCAGCAGGTGCTGACTATGTTGGTGATGCTGAATATGTTAACAAAATCCAACAAGGTTGGTTCGACTTCGATGTAGTCGTAGCAACACCAGATATGATGGGCGAAGTTGGTAAATTAGGTCGTGTATTAGGACCTAAAGGTTTAATGCCTAACCCTAAAACAGGTACAGTAACAATGGACGTTAAAAAAGCTGTTGAAGAAATCAAAGCAGGTAAAGTTGAATACCGTGCTGAAAAAGCAGGTATCATCCACGCTTCAATTGGTAAAGTATCATTCGATACTGACAAATTGGTTGATAACTTCAAAACTTTACAAGATGTTTTAGCGAAAGCGAAACCATCTTCAGCTAAAGGTACGTACTTCAAATCTGTAGCTGTAACAACAACTATGGGCCCTGGTATTAAAGTAGATACTTCTAACTTTAAATTAAACTAA
- the rplK gene encoding 50S ribosomal protein L11: MAKKVEKVVKLQIPAGKANPAPPVGPALGQAGVNIMAFTKEFNARTQEQAGLIIPVEIYVYEDRSFTFITKTPPAAVLLKKAAGIEKGSGEPNKTKVATVTKDQVREIANTKMPDLNAADEEAAMRIVEGTARSMGIIVE, encoded by the coding sequence GTGGCTAAAAAAGTAGAAAAAGTAGTTAAGTTACAAATTCCAGCAGGTAAAGCAAACCCAGCACCACCAGTTGGTCCTGCATTAGGTCAAGCCGGTGTGAACATTATGGCTTTCACAAAGGAATTTAATGCACGTACGCAAGAACAAGCAGGTTTAATTATTCCGGTTGAGATTTATGTATATGAAGATCGTTCATTTACATTCATCACTAAAACACCACCTGCAGCAGTATTACTTAAAAAAGCAGCGGGTATTGAAAAAGGTTCTGGTGAACCAAATAAAACTAAAGTTGCTACAGTAACTAAAGATCAAGTACGTGAAATTGCTAACACTAAAATGCCTGACTTAAACGCTGCTGACGAAGAAGCAGCTATGCGTATCGTTGAAGGTACTGCACGTAGCATGGGTATCATTGTTGAGTAA
- the nusG gene encoding transcription termination/antitermination protein NusG: MSEELGAKRWYAVHTYSGYENKVKKNLEKRVESMNMTEQIFRVVIPEEEETQVKDGKAKTQTKKTFPGYVLVELIMTDESWYVVRNTPGVTGFVGSAGAGSKPNPLLPEEARFILKQMGMKEKTIDVEVELGEQVRITSGPFANQVGEIDEIETSKFKLTVLVDMFGRETPVEVEFDQIEKL, from the coding sequence ATGTCTGAAGAGTTAGGAGCTAAACGTTGGTATGCCGTTCATACCTACTCAGGTTACGAAAACAAAGTTAAAAAGAATTTAGAAAAACGTGTTGAATCAATGAACATGACTGAGCAAATTTTTAGAGTTGTGATTCCTGAAGAAGAGGAAACACAAGTTAAAGATGGCAAAGCGAAAACACAAACAAAGAAAACGTTCCCTGGCTACGTTTTAGTTGAATTAATTATGACGGATGAATCATGGTACGTTGTACGTAACACTCCAGGTGTCACAGGCTTTGTGGGTTCAGCAGGGGCAGGTTCAAAACCCAACCCATTATTACCAGAAGAAGCGCGATTCATTTTAAAACAAATGGGAATGAAAGAAAAAACAATCGATGTCGAAGTAGAGCTTGGAGAACAAGTGAGAATTACTTCTGGTCCCTTTGCAAATCAAGTGGGCGAAATCGATGAAATCGAAACGAGTAAATTCAAACTTACAGTTCTTGTGGACATGTTTGGACGTGAAACACCTGTCGAAGTTGAATTTGATCAAATTGAAAAGTTATAA
- the secE gene encoding preprotein translocase subunit SecE codes for MAKKENFFQGVKSEMEKTSWPTGQELVKYTTIVVFTVIFFLVFFWSLDIGIGQIIEMIK; via the coding sequence ATGGCTAAAAAAGAAAACTTCTTCCAAGGCGTCAAATCAGAAATGGAAAAAACAAGCTGGCCAACTGGGCAAGAGCTTGTGAAATATACGACAATTGTCGTGTTTACAGTAATCTTTTTCTTAGTATTTTTCTGGAGTCTAGACATTGGCATAGGCCAAATTATTGAAATGATAAAATAG
- the rpmG gene encoding 50S ribosomal protein L33: MRKVPLSCEKCGNRNYHVPKSSQHTTRLELKKFCATCQTHTLHKESK, translated from the coding sequence GTGAGAAAAGTACCACTTAGCTGTGAAAAGTGTGGCAATCGAAACTATCATGTACCGAAATCAAGTCAACATACGACACGACTTGAACTGAAAAAATTTTGTGCGACCTGTCAAACGCACACATTGCATAAAGAGTCCAAATAG
- a CDS encoding sigma-70 family RNA polymerase sigma factor, translating to MTLKPNHQEDFKQFVVDLRTNQHEALCELIAIVQQRAAIVLNDTRISPQDFEDIVQETVWGIYQKICQPEFHLHIPLHHYINKTLYYKKMDHRRKRAHQHHFLSQFIETYEAEYAYQIHKAQGDLFIEENFSEVQNQAQILSAFELKLLYYLIEEWTPIEIAHQLNVSVKRVYNGIYRLRRKLKGALLLERFKP from the coding sequence ATGACGTTGAAGCCCAATCATCAAGAAGATTTTAAGCAATTTGTGGTAGACCTCAGAACCAACCAGCATGAAGCCTTATGTGAACTGATTGCCATCGTCCAACAGCGTGCTGCTATCGTATTAAATGATACGCGTATTTCCCCTCAAGACTTTGAAGATATTGTACAAGAAACGGTTTGGGGGATTTATCAAAAAATATGCCAACCTGAATTTCACTTGCACATTCCCCTCCATCATTACATTAATAAAACATTGTACTATAAGAAAATGGACCATCGCAGAAAGCGAGCCCATCAACATCACTTCCTTTCGCAATTTATTGAAACTTATGAAGCGGAATATGCGTATCAAATCCATAAAGCACAGGGAGATTTATTCATTGAAGAAAATTTTTCAGAGGTACAAAATCAAGCACAAATTTTGAGCGCTTTTGAGTTAAAACTTCTGTATTATCTGATTGAAGAATGGACACCCATAGAGATAGCGCATCAACTCAATGTTTCCGTTAAACGTGTGTATAACGGCATTTATAGATTAAGAAGAAAGTTGAAAGGTGCTTTGTTATTGGAACGATTTAAGCCGTAA
- a CDS encoding NYN domain-containing protein — protein MIDYYVIIDGYNMIGQSPELSRYAKESLEEAREQLLIAISNYNAHVKGKIICVFDAYETDTPQTETVYHGIHVVFTKENETADSFIERYVHNIYHKYTTHITVVTSDMSEQHAIFGTGAYRMSSREMWRALKETQTDVTKSISTFESRKPRTRIPLSEDVLSEFEKIRRGEHKK, from the coding sequence ATGATTGATTACTATGTGATTATTGATGGCTATAATATGATTGGGCAATCTCCAGAGTTGAGTCGATATGCCAAAGAAAGTTTAGAAGAGGCACGAGAACAACTACTGATAGCGATTTCTAACTATAATGCCCATGTCAAAGGTAAAATTATTTGCGTATTTGATGCCTATGAGACCGATACACCTCAAACTGAAACGGTTTACCATGGGATTCATGTGGTCTTTACGAAAGAAAATGAAACAGCCGATAGTTTTATAGAGCGTTACGTCCATAATATTTACCACAAATACACCACACACATTACAGTTGTCACGAGCGATATGAGTGAACAACATGCTATTTTTGGGACGGGCGCTTACCGTATGTCCTCTCGAGAAATGTGGAGAGCGTTAAAAGAGACGCAAACCGATGTCACAAAATCCATCTCTACATTTGAATCACGTAAGCCACGCACACGCATTCCTTTGTCGGAAGATGTCTTATCAGAATTTGAAAAAATTAGACGTGGGGAGCATAAGAAATAG
- the rlmB gene encoding 23S rRNA (guanosine(2251)-2'-O)-methyltransferase RlmB codes for METEIIVGRHAVREAIQSGHAINKVLIQEGVKKQQIDDILKSAKSQKLVIQTVPKSKLDQIANAPHQGVAAYIAPYEYASLDDFLAKQANKETLSTVIILDGLEDPHNLGSILRTADATGVDGIIIPKRRSVALTQTVAKASTGAIQHVPVIRVTNLSQTMDTLKDQGYWIAGAEANNATDYRQMQVDMPLAIVIGSEGQGMSKRVKDKCDFYIKIPMVGHVNSLNASVAASLLMYEVLRKRVPVGGDISQ; via the coding sequence TTGGAAACGGAAATCATCGTTGGACGTCATGCGGTAAGAGAAGCGATTCAATCAGGGCATGCCATCAATAAAGTGCTCATCCAAGAAGGAGTGAAAAAGCAACAAATTGATGACATATTAAAATCTGCAAAATCACAAAAACTTGTCATACAAACGGTCCCAAAATCTAAATTAGATCAAATTGCGAATGCGCCTCATCAAGGGGTAGCCGCCTACATTGCCCCTTATGAATATGCGTCGTTAGATGACTTTTTAGCTAAACAAGCGAACAAAGAGACGTTATCGACAGTGATTATATTAGATGGTCTCGAAGATCCTCACAATCTTGGTTCGATATTGAGAACAGCAGATGCTACAGGAGTGGACGGTATTATCATTCCAAAACGACGCTCAGTCGCATTAACACAAACGGTAGCAAAAGCTTCTACAGGTGCCATCCAACACGTGCCTGTGATAAGAGTGACAAACTTATCACAAACGATGGACACGCTTAAAGATCAAGGGTATTGGATTGCTGGTGCAGAAGCCAATAACGCTACAGATTATCGTCAAATGCAAGTAGATATGCCTCTTGCGATTGTTATCGGTAGCGAAGGCCAAGGGATGAGCAAACGTGTAAAAGATAAGTGTGACTTTTATATTAAGATTCCTATGGTGGGGCATGTGAATAGTTTGAATGCCTCTGTAGCAGCAAGTTTATTAATGTATGAAGTGTTACGGAAACGGGTGCCTGTCGGTGGTGATATTTCACAATGA
- a CDS encoding Mini-ribonuclease 3: MDKSINAKLLNPLSLAYVGDAVLDQHVRTYIILKLQSKPNRLHQEAKRFVSAKSQAITLETLIETKWFTEEETDILKRGRNAKSYTKAKNTDVQTYRKSSALEAVIGFLYLEGQTERLHTLLDQIVKLVEERS; this comes from the coding sequence GTGGATAAATCGATAAATGCGAAACTTTTAAATCCGCTTTCTCTGGCATACGTCGGAGATGCAGTTTTAGATCAACACGTCAGAACGTATATTATTCTAAAACTCCAAAGTAAACCTAATCGCTTGCATCAAGAAGCAAAACGATTTGTCTCTGCGAAAAGCCAGGCCATCACGTTAGAAACTTTAATCGAGACAAAGTGGTTTACAGAAGAGGAGACGGATATTTTAAAACGCGGTCGCAATGCTAAAAGTTATACGAAAGCAAAGAACACTGACGTTCAAACATATCGTAAAAGTTCGGCATTAGAAGCGGTGATTGGATTTTTATATTTAGAGGGCCAAACAGAACGTCTTCATACATTGTTAGATCAAATCGTAAAATTAGTAGAAGAAAGGAGTTGA
- the cysS gene encoding cysteine--tRNA ligase, producing MITLYNTLTRQKEPFKPLEPGKVKMYVCGPTVYNYIHIGNARPAINYDVVRRYFEYKGYEVDYVSNFTDVDDKLIKRSQELGESVPEIADRYIQAFYEDTEALNIKKATSNPRVMDHMDDIIKFIKKLVDEGYAYESGGDVYFRTRKFEDYGKLSHQSLNDLKVGARIEQGEQKEDALDFTLWKKAKPGEISWESPFGEGRPGWHIECSVMAFEKLGPTIDIHAGGSDLQFPHHENEIAQSEAHNHAPFANYWMHNGFINIDNEKMSKSLGNFILVHDIIKEVDPDVLRFFMISVHYRSPINYNIELVEAARSGLERIRNSYQALTEREAIATDLKEDENYLEQIEATLTQFEKVMDDDFNTANAITAWYDLVKLANKYLLENQTSTKVIARFKEVFEIFSDVLGVPLASQQTSELLDDEIEKLIEERNEARKAKNFARADEIRDQLKAQNIILEDTPQGVRYKRG from the coding sequence ATGATTACATTATATAATACGTTAACGCGTCAAAAAGAGCCATTTAAACCGTTAGAACCAGGAAAAGTAAAAATGTATGTGTGCGGGCCTACCGTTTACAACTATATTCATATCGGTAATGCAAGACCAGCGATTAATTATGATGTCGTACGCCGTTATTTCGAATACAAAGGATACGAAGTGGATTATGTCTCAAACTTCACAGATGTTGATGATAAACTCATTAAACGTTCTCAAGAACTAGGAGAATCCGTGCCAGAGATTGCAGACCGCTATATTCAAGCCTTTTACGAAGATACAGAAGCGCTTAACATTAAAAAAGCAACGTCCAACCCACGCGTCATGGACCATATGGACGACATAATTAAATTTATTAAAAAGTTAGTGGACGAAGGTTATGCTTACGAAAGTGGTGGAGATGTATATTTTCGTACACGCAAGTTTGAAGATTACGGTAAATTGAGCCACCAATCTTTAAATGATTTAAAAGTCGGTGCACGTATTGAACAAGGGGAACAAAAAGAGGATGCACTTGATTTTACGTTATGGAAAAAAGCAAAGCCTGGTGAAATCAGTTGGGAAAGCCCATTTGGAGAAGGGCGTCCTGGATGGCATATCGAATGTTCAGTCATGGCTTTCGAAAAGCTTGGCCCTACCATTGATATTCATGCGGGCGGAAGCGATTTACAATTTCCACATCATGAAAATGAAATTGCGCAATCCGAAGCGCACAATCATGCGCCATTCGCCAATTATTGGATGCATAACGGTTTTATTAATATTGATAATGAAAAAATGAGTAAATCTTTAGGAAACTTCATTTTAGTGCACGACATCATTAAAGAAGTGGATCCAGACGTGTTACGTTTCTTTATGATTAGCGTACATTATCGTAGTCCTATCAATTATAATATTGAGTTGGTTGAAGCGGCGCGCAGTGGTTTAGAACGTATACGCAATAGTTATCAAGCACTCACAGAACGTGAAGCGATCGCCACTGATTTAAAAGAAGACGAAAACTATTTGGAACAAATTGAAGCCACATTAACTCAGTTTGAAAAAGTGATGGACGATGACTTTAATACAGCCAATGCGATTACGGCTTGGTATGACCTTGTCAAATTAGCCAATAAATATTTGTTAGAAAACCAAACTTCTACAAAAGTTATAGCACGCTTTAAAGAAGTATTTGAAATCTTTAGTGACGTATTAGGAGTGCCGCTAGCCTCTCAACAAACATCTGAACTTCTAGATGACGAAATTGAAAAATTAATCGAAGAACGTAATGAAGCGAGAAAAGCGAAAAACTTTGCGCGTGCTGATGAAATTCGCGACCAATTAAAAGCGCAAAACATCATTTTAGAAGATACGCCACAAGGTGTGAGATATAAACGTGGATAA
- the cysE gene encoding serine O-acetyltransferase — MSRIRDDVKMVFEQDPAARSSFEVITTYAGLHAVWSHLIAHRLYNKKRYTLARTISQISRFFTGIEIHPGAKIGRRLFIDHGMGVVIGETCTIGDNVTIYQGVTLGGTGKEKGKRHPDIGDNVLIAAGSKVLGNIKVDSNVNIGANSVVLRNVPSYTTVVGIPGRIVRQDGQRIGKTFDHLNLPDPIYEQLKQLERQLEQTRNGEIKDDYII; from the coding sequence ATAAGCAGAATTAGAGATGATGTGAAAATGGTATTTGAACAAGACCCCGCTGCGCGTTCTTCATTTGAAGTAATTACCACATATGCAGGTTTACATGCCGTGTGGTCTCATTTAATTGCCCATCGTTTATACAATAAAAAACGTTATACGTTAGCACGAACAATTTCTCAAATTTCCCGCTTTTTTACAGGTATTGAAATACATCCAGGTGCTAAAATTGGGCGCCGCTTATTTATTGACCATGGGATGGGCGTAGTCATCGGTGAAACATGTACCATTGGTGACAATGTCACAATCTATCAAGGTGTAACTTTAGGTGGAACAGGTAAAGAAAAAGGAAAACGTCATCCGGATATTGGAGACAATGTTCTTATTGCAGCAGGTTCAAAGGTCTTAGGGAATATCAAAGTGGATTCTAACGTGAACATTGGCGCCAATTCTGTCGTTCTTCGTAATGTGCCAAGTTATACCACTGTGGTCGGCATACCTGGGCGCATTGTCCGTCAAGATGGCCAACGTATTGGTAAAACATTTGATCACCTTAATTTACCAGACCCAATTTATGAACAACTAAAACAACTCGAACGACAACTTGAACAAACGAGAAATGGAGAGATTAAAGATGATTACATTATATAA
- the gltX gene encoding glutamate--tRNA ligase: protein MSNRVRVRYAPSPTGYLHIGNARTALFNYLFAKHYGGDFVIRIEDTDTKRNLEDGESSQFDNLKWLGLDWDESVDQDKGYGPYRQSERGHIYQPLIDQLLAEDKAYKCYMTEEELEAEREAQIARGEMPRYGGQHAHLTEEERQQFEAEGRKPAIRFRVPQNKTYKFEDMVKGEVSFESDNFGDWVIVKKDGIPTYNFAVAVDDHYMEISDVIRGDDHISNTPKQLMIYEAFGWEPPRFGHMTLIVNEQRKKLSKRDGQILQFIEQYRDLGYLPEALFNFIALLGWSPEGEEEIFSKQEFIDIFTEKRLSKSPAFFDKQKLEWINNQYMKEKDLDTVFEMTLPHMIKAGLLPESPSEAELEWGRKLVALYQEQMSYAREIVPLSELFFRDEKELDEASQEVLNGEQVPELMNALYGKLEALEPFEAAEIKKTIKTVQKETGIKGKQLFMPIRVAVTGQMHGPELPNTMEVLGKDKVLKRIQPLL from the coding sequence ATGAGTAACCGAGTGAGAGTGAGATATGCACCGAGTCCAACAGGCTATTTGCATATTGGTAATGCACGTACAGCATTATTTAACTATTTATTCGCCAAACATTATGGTGGCGATTTTGTTATCCGTATTGAAGATACAGATACAAAACGTAACTTAGAAGATGGAGAATCTTCACAATTCGACAACTTAAAATGGTTAGGTCTTGATTGGGATGAATCCGTTGATCAAGATAAAGGCTACGGCCCTTATCGCCAGTCAGAACGTGGCCACATTTACCAACCTCTCATTGACCAATTGTTGGCTGAAGATAAAGCTTACAAATGTTATATGACAGAAGAAGAATTAGAAGCAGAGCGCGAAGCACAAATTGCACGTGGTGAAATGCCTCGTTACGGGGGTCAACATGCGCATCTTACTGAAGAAGAGCGTCAACAATTTGAAGCAGAAGGCCGTAAACCAGCGATTCGTTTCCGTGTGCCACAAAATAAAACGTATAAATTTGAAGATATGGTTAAAGGCGAAGTCTCATTCGAATCTGATAATTTTGGAGACTGGGTCATTGTGAAAAAAGATGGCATCCCTACTTATAACTTTGCGGTTGCAGTAGATGATCATTACATGGAAATTTCTGATGTCATTCGTGGTGATGACCATATTTCAAATACGCCAAAACAATTAATGATTTACGAAGCATTCGGTTGGGAACCTCCACGTTTTGGTCACATGACATTAATCGTTAATGAACAACGTAAAAAGTTAAGTAAGCGTGACGGCCAAATCCTTCAATTTATCGAACAATATCGCGATTTAGGTTATCTACCAGAAGCGTTATTTAATTTCATTGCTTTATTAGGTTGGTCTCCAGAAGGTGAAGAAGAAATCTTCAGTAAACAAGAATTTATTGATATCTTTACTGAAAAACGTTTGTCTAAGTCGCCTGCCTTTTTTGATAAGCAAAAGTTAGAGTGGATTAACAACCAATACATGAAAGAAAAAGACTTAGACACGGTATTTGAAATGACGTTACCACACATGATTAAAGCAGGGTTATTACCTGAATCTCCATCTGAAGCAGAATTAGAATGGGGACGTAAACTTGTTGCGTTATATCAAGAACAAATGAGTTACGCTAGAGAAATCGTGCCACTTTCTGAATTATTCTTTAGAGATGAAAAAGAATTAGACGAAGCATCTCAAGAAGTTTTAAACGGAGAACAAGTACCAGAATTGATGAACGCGCTTTATGGAAAATTAGAAGCCCTTGAACCGTTTGAAGCAGCAGAAATTAAAAAAACAATTAAGACCGTACAAAAAGAAACAGGCATTAAAGGTAAACAATTGTTTATGCCTATCCGTGTAGCAGTTACAGGTCAAATGCATGGTCCAGAGCTTCCTAATACGATGGAAGTTTTAGGAAAAGATAAAGTTTTAAAACGTATCCAACCCTTGCTATAG
- the ispF gene encoding 2-C-methyl-D-erythritol 2,4-cyclodiphosphate synthase, whose product MFRVGLGYDVHAFDTSRPLIIGGIEVPHTQGLKGHSDADVLLHAITDAMLGACALGDIGKLFPDTDPAFKDADSKKLLTEAYEAVKKEGYVINNVDATIIAEKPKFRPHIDTMRQVIAELFNVELQRINVKATTSEKLGFTGREEGIAAEAIVSLVQGE is encoded by the coding sequence ATGTTTAGAGTGGGATTAGGTTATGACGTTCATGCATTTGATACATCAAGACCTTTAATCATTGGAGGTATTGAAGTCCCTCATACACAAGGGTTAAAAGGACATAGTGATGCAGATGTTCTTTTACATGCGATTACAGATGCGATGCTCGGTGCATGTGCATTAGGCGATATCGGCAAATTATTTCCAGATACAGACCCTGCTTTTAAAGATGCAGATTCTAAAAAATTACTGACTGAAGCGTATGAAGCTGTCAAAAAAGAAGGCTATGTGATAAATAATGTGGATGCGACAATTATTGCTGAAAAACCAAAATTCAGACCGCATATTGACACAATGCGCCAAGTGATTGCAGAACTATTTAACGTGGAACTTCAGCGCATCAATGTGAAAGCGACAACAAGTGAAAAACTTGGTTTTACTGGAAGAGAAGAGGGCATTGCTGCAGAGGCGATTGTTTCTCTTGTCCAAGGTGAATAA
- the ispD gene encoding 2-C-methyl-D-erythritol 4-phosphate cytidylyltransferase produces MQNYHVIIPAAGKGTRMKRDYNKLFIELAGRPILAHTLAVFQNDVQCQGIHLAVHPRDYMEMRALCQKFNKVRTLIEGGATRQDSIHRVLQAVSLEDNDLVLVHDGARPFVSHETINRLCEAVQQQGAAIVGVKAKDTIKEVQHHTVTKTLDRSVLWQIQTPQGATYKTLLNAYQQAEQTQFEGTDDASLLEHAGETVHVVEGDYENIKITTEDDLWMGQAFLNKRSSDNHV; encoded by the coding sequence ATGCAAAATTATCATGTCATTATCCCGGCAGCGGGTAAGGGAACACGCATGAAACGAGATTATAATAAACTGTTTATCGAACTCGCGGGCCGTCCAATACTGGCACACACTTTAGCTGTATTTCAAAATGATGTACAGTGTCAAGGCATCCATTTAGCAGTGCATCCGAGAGATTACATGGAGATGAGAGCGCTATGTCAAAAATTCAATAAAGTACGCACGCTCATTGAAGGGGGAGCGACCCGACAAGACAGTATCCATCGTGTACTTCAAGCTGTTTCACTAGAAGACAATGACCTTGTCCTCGTGCATGATGGCGCACGTCCTTTTGTCTCTCATGAGACTATAAATAGGTTGTGTGAAGCGGTTCAACAACAAGGGGCTGCCATTGTGGGCGTCAAAGCGAAAGATACTATCAAAGAAGTACAACACCATACGGTTACAAAAACACTAGATCGGTCAGTTCTTTGGCAAATTCAGACGCCTCAGGGGGCGACTTATAAAACGTTACTTAATGCGTATCAACAAGCTGAGCAAACACAGTTCGAGGGAACAGATGATGCCTCCTTGCTTGAACATGCAGGAGAAACGGTACACGTCGTGGAAGGCGACTATGAAAACATAAAGATAACAACGGAAGATGATTTATGGATGGGTCAAGCATTTTTAAATAAAAGGAGTAGTGACAATCATGTTTAG